In Paenibacillus algicola, a genomic segment contains:
- a CDS encoding IS66 family transposase, protein MHADETRVQVLQEPGKVATSESYMWLYRSRRNGPEIICFEYKPSRKGEHPRMLFQVVGSRSSDVITKTEAGQPRSRGNPKRKSTLRTSCNSIKWDTKERSNSATI, encoded by the coding sequence CTGCATGCTGATGAAACGCGGGTGCAGGTATTGCAGGAGCCCGGGAAGGTCGCGACGAGCGAGTCGTACATGTGGCTGTATCGTAGTAGACGCAACGGCCCGGAGATCATCTGCTTTGAGTATAAGCCTTCGCGCAAAGGGGAACATCCTAGGATGCTCTTTCAGGTTGTAGGTAGCAGAAGTTCGGATGTAATCACAAAAACGGAGGCAGGTCAACCGAGGAGTAGAGGAAATCCGAAAAGGAAATCGACTCTCAGGACCAGCTGCAATTCAATTAAATGGGATACGAAAGAAAGGTCAAATAGCGCTACAATTTGA
- a CDS encoding LCP family protein translates to MESRNLKSVRKTNKMKWIYLSLLILIMMAGVGYLFRKELSIFAFNSLLKEDLKTSLDKSYKAVGYEDSDNQSFKNEPFSLLLLGIDQRDKEASRSDTIIYSVIRPKDNKVLLVSIPRDTYTEIVGRDVKSKINSAFAYGEEKMSIDTVENLLKSKVNYYGTVNFNAIINLVDAVGGVKLPITEVIENKNPVHIKLRIDPNKLIYDGQDALNYVRYREDSDFKRTERQRIFIESMMDKVLELKNITKVPDLIDIAGSNFTTNMHPDFIFSLAETLYLNDTPPDFESYMLHGNGKMIGSTWYYDVDTEDLDYTQNLISNWLDSEIDKENLMLPNDKN, encoded by the coding sequence ATGGAGTCAAGGAATCTTAAAAGCGTGAGAAAAACTAATAAAATGAAATGGATTTATCTCTCTTTATTAATCCTGATTATGATGGCTGGTGTTGGCTATCTTTTTAGAAAAGAATTATCTATATTTGCCTTTAATTCGCTACTAAAAGAAGATTTAAAAACAAGTCTAGATAAATCTTACAAAGCAGTAGGATACGAGGATAGCGATAATCAATCGTTCAAAAATGAACCCTTTTCCTTACTTCTTCTTGGGATAGATCAGCGCGACAAAGAAGCCAGTAGATCAGATACTATCATATATTCAGTAATTCGCCCTAAAGATAATAAAGTATTATTAGTCTCTATCCCCCGCGACACTTACACTGAAATTGTAGGAAGGGATGTAAAATCAAAAATTAATTCAGCTTTCGCCTATGGAGAGGAAAAAATGTCTATAGACACGGTTGAGAACTTGCTAAAATCAAAAGTTAATTATTATGGAACTGTAAACTTTAATGCAATCATAAATCTCGTCGACGCTGTTGGAGGAGTGAAGCTTCCTATCACAGAAGTGATTGAAAATAAAAATCCAGTACATATAAAATTGAGAATAGACCCTAACAAATTGATTTATGATGGCCAAGATGCTTTGAATTACGTTCGTTATCGTGAGGATTCTGACTTTAAACGTACTGAACGCCAACGTATCTTTATAGAATCCATGATGGATAAAGTGTTAGAACTGAAAAATATTACAAAAGTTCCAGACTTGATTGATATAGCTGGTTCTAACTTCACTACAAATATGCATCCTGATTTTATTTTTAGTTTAGCTGAAACCTTGTATTTAAATGATACGCCCCCTGATTTTGAAAGCTACATGTTACATGGTAACGGGAAAATGATCGGCAGCACTTGGTACTATGATGTTGATACGGAAGATTTAGATTATACACAAAATCTGATATCAAATTGGTTAGATAGCGAGATAGATAAAGAAAATCTTATGCTTCCTAATGATAAAAATTAG
- a CDS encoding IS3 family transposase (programmed frameshift): MRSGSTMPRERRTFTAEFKRQMVQLYENGKTRAAIANEYELSPSALDRWIKQSQTSGSFSEKDNRSAEENELIALRKELKQLRMENDIFKASRADHGTKVNIIKQNSDKYSVSAMCNVLQIPKSTFYYEVSEKESEDESILTKAIVAIFQSNRKVYGTRKIKTKLQEQGYTVSRRRIGRIMKEQGLVSTYTIAQYKPHRTACNDANTANVLKREFNQTEAKRFVVSDLTYVKVGHKWHYICVLVDLFNREIIGHSAGPRKDAALVSRAFATVEGDLSDIQWFHTDRGSEFKNQAMDTLLKTFDIGRSLSMKGCPYDNAVAEATYKVMKTEFINQMSFQSLHHLKLELYDYVNWFNKHRVHGSLGYMTPVQYKAAALKKVV, encoded by the exons ATGAGGAGCGGATCTACTATGCCAAGAGAAAGACGTACATTTACAGCAGAATTTAAGAGACAAATGGTTCAGTTATATGAAAATGGGAAAACCAGAGCAGCCATTGCAAATGAGTATGAGCTCAGCCCATCTGCGCTAGATCGCTGGATCAAACAATCCCAAACCTCAGGCTCGTTTTCTGAAAAAGACAATAGAAGCGCAGAAGAGAATGAACTTATTGCGCTTCGAAAAGAACTTAAACAACTTCGAATGGAGAATGACATTT TTAAAGCAAGCCGCGCTGATCATGGGACGAAAGTAAACATCATTAAACAAAATAGTGATAAATACTCGGTATCAGCAATGTGTAACGTCCTACAAATCCCTAAAAGCACCTTTTACTATGAAGTAAGCGAGAAAGAAAGCGAAGACGAGAGCATTCTTACGAAGGCGATCGTAGCGATCTTTCAAAGCAACCGCAAAGTCTATGGGACACGGAAGATTAAAACGAAACTCCAGGAGCAAGGATACACGGTTTCCAGACGCCGTATTGGGCGGATTATGAAAGAGCAAGGTCTTGTGTCCACGTACACGATTGCTCAGTATAAGCCGCATAGAACGGCTTGTAATGATGCAAACACAGCCAATGTATTGAAACGTGAGTTCAACCAAACAGAAGCAAAACGCTTTGTCGTCAGCGATCTGACGTATGTAAAAGTCGGGCACAAGTGGCATTACATTTGTGTACTGGTCGACTTATTCAACAGAGAAATTATTGGGCACAGTGCAGGTCCGCGTAAGGACGCTGCTCTAGTTTCCCGCGCCTTTGCCACAGTAGAAGGCGATTTGAGCGACATTCAGTGGTTCCACACGGATCGTGGAAGTGAGTTTAAAAACCAGGCCATGGATACGTTGTTAAAGACCTTTGACATCGGTCGTTCGCTCAGCATGAAGGGCTGTCCTTACGACAACGCCGTTGCTGAAGCGACTTACAAAGTAATGAAAACCGAATTCATTAACCAGATGTCGTTCCAGAGTCTCCACCATCTAAAGCTAGAATTATATGATTATGTGAACTGGTTTAACAAACACCGGGTTCATGGTTCACTAGGTTACATGACACCCGTTCAGTATAAAGCTGCGGCCCTTAAAAAAGTTGTCTGA
- a CDS encoding DUF3427 domain-containing protein: MQKIKEPVPLLTDQEKKYLVMLSAEVMNGKRRHEIVLLSRLLKESSVTALEWVHALAEHGSSVDSQTLDSVKRVLDMSFFTEPTRKKYGDTPVVVFTEAQQFVFHPVLLQSMQNNEYFKEMLTDIIQSASHITEQYDCHEHLTLYKKYSRKDSCKLLNWLSDESSTMYGYKTKYQTCPIFVSYHKHEGVEASTNYQEEFISPEVLKWSTRSRRTLESEEVRTILEADEQGIDLHVFIKKDDAEGTEFYYLGKAHPDPQSAV; encoded by the coding sequence TTGCAAAAGATTAAGGAGCCTGTCCCTCTGCTAACCGATCAAGAGAAAAAGTATTTGGTTATGCTTTCGGCGGAAGTGATGAATGGTAAACGCAGGCATGAGATTGTTCTGCTGAGCAGGTTATTAAAAGAGTCAAGTGTTACAGCCCTGGAATGGGTACACGCTCTTGCTGAGCATGGATCCTCTGTGGATTCGCAAACGCTGGATTCAGTGAAACGTGTGCTGGACATGTCCTTTTTCACGGAGCCGACAAGGAAGAAATATGGTGACACCCCCGTCGTCGTATTCACGGAAGCGCAGCAGTTCGTATTTCATCCGGTGTTGTTGCAGTCCATGCAGAACAATGAATATTTTAAGGAAATGCTTACCGACATCATCCAATCCGCTTCACATATCACGGAGCAATATGATTGCCATGAACACCTTACGCTCTATAAAAAGTATTCCCGGAAGGATTCCTGTAAGCTGCTCAATTGGCTGAGTGATGAAAGCTCCACCATGTATGGGTACAAGACGAAGTATCAGACCTGCCCCATCTTTGTCAGCTATCATAAGCATGAAGGGGTTGAAGCAAGCACGAACTATCAGGAGGAATTCATTTCTCCAGAGGTATTGAAGTGGTCCACAAGAAGCAGACGAACTCTGGAATCGGAAGAAGTCCGAACGATCCTTGAGGCAGACGAGCAGGGAATCGACCTTCATGTATTCATCAAAAAGGACGATGCAGAAGGAACGGAGTTCTATTATTTGGGCAAAGCTCATCCCGATCCTCAAAGCGCGGTCTAG
- a CDS encoding transposase, which produces MDTPAFYSRSGRGLQSYLQGNIVMILDNGRNHHLEQVQIKLQEHSRLQFVFLPRYSPDFNLIEGLWKFL; this is translated from the coding sequence ATTGATACTCCAGCTTTTTATTCCCGTTCTGGACGCGGACTTCAATCCTATCTCCAAGGCAACATCGTGATGATCTTAGATAATGGCCGAAATCATCACCTTGAACAAGTACAAATCAAATTACAGGAGCATTCCCGGCTGCAGTTCGTTTTTCTGCCAAGGTATTCACCAGATTTCAATTTAATTGAAGGCCTATGGAAATTTCTATAA